The proteins below are encoded in one region of Sphaerodactylus townsendi isolate TG3544 linkage group LG06, MPM_Stown_v2.3, whole genome shotgun sequence:
- the SSBP1 gene encoding single-stranded DNA-binding protein, mitochondrial — MSSIKLKTAVEMLRRPLQQVFCQFVRHESESTMPSVLERSLNRIQLLGRVGQDPVMRQMEGKNPVTIFSLATNEMWRTGDSEVFQGGDITQKTTWHRISVFRPGLRDVAYQYVKKGARIYVEGKIDYGEYTDKNNVRRQATTVIAENIIFLSDHLKEKE; from the exons ATGTCTTCCATAAAActaaaaacagcagtagaaatGTTACGCAGGCCGCTGCAGCAG GTGTTTTGTCAGTTTGTAAGACACGAATCAGAGTCAACGATGCCTTCAGTTCTTGAAAGAT CCCTGAATCGTATCCAGTTGCTTGGCCGTGTGGGACAAGATCCTGTCATGAGGCAAATGGAAGGGAAAAATCCTGTCACGATTTTCAGCCTGGCAACCAATGAGATGTGGCGAACGGGAGACAGTGAAGTATTCCAAGGAG GTGATATCACCCAGAAAACAACCTGGCACAGGATTTCCGTGTTCAGGCCGGGCTTGAGAGACGTGGCTTATCAGTATGTCAAGAAAGG CGCTCGAATCTATGTGGAAGGGAAGATAGACTATGGAGAATATACGGACAAAAACAACGTGAGACGACAAGCCACAACAGTCATTGCAG AAAACATCATTTTCCTGAGCGACCACTTGAAGGAAAAGGAATGA